Genomic window (bacterium):
TTCCCCCGAGCTCCAATCCGTCGAGGAGGCACCCACCGACGGAGGGGTTCCGCGCCTTCAGCGTGAACCGGGCCCGGGGATCGGCGAAAGTGCCCTCTAGACGGCAGGTGAACTCGGTGTCGCCGGCCGGGGCGAGATCCCCGAGACCCACGCTCCGGAGCTCGGACAGGGAGAAGTGGGGCGAGTAGACGTCGAAGTCCAGCCGGTCCGTCGCCGGCTCCATCTCGCCCGCCACGTAAACCATCGAGGAGGAGGTGACGAGGGTCACGCCGTCGAACCGGATGGGACCGTCCTGGATGACCTTCATCCCGCCGTAGACCCGGAAGGTCCCGCCCCGGTACAGGCTGGTCCTGCCGCTTATGTCGATGCCTTGTAAGCCCACGTCCCCCGCGTCCAGGTCGAGGGACACCCGCCCCGAGAGGCTGTCGCACTCCAAGTCCGACTGCCCCTCGTCGAGGAAGTCGAAGCGGAATCCGGCGTTCACCAGCCTCACGTCGTCAACGACCAGGGGCGCCGCCGCCGCCGTCTTCTCGCCCCGCCTTCTGAAAATCTCCGTCACGTTCAGCCGGTCGCCCGGCATCTCTTCCAGCACGACCTCGGCGTCCGTCACCCTGGCCACCCGGAGCCGCACCTCGCCGGCGAGCATCTCGAAGGGGTTGTACTCCACATCCGTTTCTTTTACCACGACGAAGTAAGGCGCCTTGCAACCGGGCGGGTTGGAGATGGTCACGTCGCGCACCGTGGCGCCGGTCAAGAGCACCCCCTCCAGGCCTCCGATGGAAAAGTCCGCGTTGTACTCCTCGCTGAGGGCTTTCTCCACGGTCCGGACAATCCAGCGCTTGACGAAGGGGGTCTGGAGAACGATGAGGACGACGACGACCAGCCCCAGCGCCGACCCGATGGTCCATGACAGGACCTTCAGGCCGACGGAGAGCCAGCGGGGCCACCGCCCGTTTCGGGCGCCGGAGTCCCCTTTGGCGCTGGGTTTGGCGTTTTTTGGGGTCATCGGTTGCGTATTTTGCTTTCACCGCGGCGGGGTCGCGGCCTCCGGCGCGTTCGTACAAGCGTACCATGACGCCGGGCGGGTGGCAATCCGCGCCCGAAGGGAATATCTGCGCCCGAAGGTAAATCCGCGGGGTTGACTGCCCCCCCGGGGAACTTTATAATCTGCGCCCGAAGGTAAATCCAACGAGTTCATCGCCCACTCGAACCCGTACACCGCGAGGAAAGATGGACCTGACCGCCCTCATCTACGCCGTCTGCTGCCTGGGCGCCCTGGGGCTTTTGTTCGGCATCGCCCTGGCCGTGGTGGCCAAGAAGTTCGGCATCGAGGTTGACCCCAAGGTGGCCGAGATCCAGGACAACCTGCCCGGCGCCAACTGCGGCGCCTGCGGATTCCCCGGCTGCTCCGGCTACGCCGAAGCGGTGGCCACCGGCAAGACCCCGGTGACCGGCTGCACCCCGGGCGGCGACCCCGTGGTCGCGATAATCTCCAAAATCATGGGCGTCACCGCGGAAGGGACGCGGAAGATGATGGCCGTCGTCCGCTGCCAGGGCGACCACGACCGCGCCGTGGACGCTTACACTTACTACGGCGTGCCGCGGTGCTCGGTTGCGGTGAACCTGGATTCGGGCCACAAGGCCTGCACATACGGCTGCCTGGGCTTCGGCGACTGCGTGGAGGCGTGCCCCTTCGACGCGCTCTTCATGAGCGCCGCCGGCCTGCCGGTGGTGGTCGAGGAAAAATGCACCGCCTGCGGGGCCTGTGCGCGCGCCTGCCCCCGCAGCATCATCGCGCTCATCCCCGCCGACGAGCCGGTTTACCTGGGCTGCGTCAACCGCGGCCGGGGCAAAGCGGTCAAGGACGCCTGCCGGGTGGGCTGCATCGGCTGCTCCATCTGCGCCAAGGAGAAGGGCAATCCCAAGGGCGGGATTGAGATGGACGACGCCCTGCCGGTGCTGGACTTCGACCACGCGGGGCACGATTTCGCCGACGCCCTGCGGGCCTGCCCGCAGTCGAGCTTCGTC
Coding sequences:
- a CDS encoding RnfABCDGE type electron transport complex subunit B: MDLTALIYAVCCLGALGLLFGIALAVVAKKFGIEVDPKVAEIQDNLPGANCGACGFPGCSGYAEAVATGKTPVTGCTPGGDPVVAIISKIMGVTAEGTRKMMAVVRCQGDHDRAVDAYTYYGVPRCSVAVNLDSGHKACTYGCLGFGDCVEACPFDALFMSAAGLPVVVEEKCTACGACARACPRSIIALIPADEPVYLGCVNRGRGKAVKDACRVGCIGCSICAKEKGNPKGGIEMDDALPVLDFDHAGHDFADALRACPQSSFVRRLPAAAAEIPKAS